ACAGAAGAACTATTTGCAAACAAAACTGTGATTGTATTCAGCCTGCCAGGCGCATTCACACCAACGTGTTCTTCAAGCCATTTACCACGTTACAACGAGTTAGCTAACGTATTTTCAGCACATGGTGTGGATGACATTTTATGTGTATCAGTTAACGATACCTTTGTAATGAATGCATGGAAAGATGACCAAGAAGCAGAAAACATTACCTTCATTCCAGATGGTAACGGTGAATTCTCTGCTGGTATGGGCATGTTGGTCGACAAATCTGACATCGGTTTTGGCAAACGTTCATGGCGTTACAGCATGCTGGTTAAAAATGGCGTGGTAGAAAAAATGTTTATCGAAGCTGACGAACCAGGCGACCCGTTCAAGGTTTCTGATGCAGATACTATGCTAGGTTATGTGGCCCCTGAGTACAAAGTACAAGAATCAATCACCGTATTTACTAAACCGGGTTGCCCGTTCTGTACAAAAGCAAAACAAACCTTAATCGACCAAGGTCTAAACTACGAAGAAGTCGTGCTAGGTAAAGATGCTACAACAGTCAGCCTACGTGCAGTAACAGGTCGCAGCACAGTGCCGCAAATCTATATTGGTGGTAAACATATAGGTGGAAGTGAAGCGTTAGAAGCACACTTCGCTTAATATCAGCTACAACTATATTATCGGATAGCGTGTCTCACATGCCGTTATTCGTGGGCAATAAAAAAGGAAGCAGCGATGCTTCCTTTTTCGTTTTAAGCTCTGTTAAACAAAATATCCGTCAACTAATCTACTATTTTTGATACTTTGCCTTGCTCAAATTTATAAACAATTGTGCCGAATCGATTTTGCCAAAATCTCCAGCTATCTAATTTTAGACTTGCGGTTTTATGCGCAGGTGGGAAACCGCGACTGGTGATAACGGCATCTTTACTCATACCAAGAACGACATCCCCTTTCTCTATCGCCGTTTTTTCGGATGCATTAAATTTCGTTAAATTAACTGGTTCAGCACTAAATGTACGAGTCATCAATGTAACCACATCGACCTTAGTAAACTTCTCAATATTTTTTAGTGTAATCGAGCTCCCTGCATAGCTGAACGTAATTGTCGATGC
This Moritella sp. 5 DNA region includes the following protein-coding sequences:
- a CDS encoding glutathione peroxidase codes for the protein MTTLVSKEGQAVPQVTFPIRQGDAWVNRTTEELFANKTVIVFSLPGAFTPTCSSSHLPRYNELANVFSAHGVDDILCVSVNDTFVMNAWKDDQEAENITFIPDGNGEFSAGMGMLVDKSDIGFGKRSWRYSMLVKNGVVEKMFIEADEPGDPFKVSDADTMLGYVAPEYKVQESITVFTKPGCPFCTKAKQTLIDQGLNYEEVVLGKDATTVSLRAVTGRSTVPQIYIGGKHIGGSEALEAHFA